The Toxorhynchites rutilus septentrionalis strain SRP chromosome 3, ASM2978413v1, whole genome shotgun sequence genome includes a region encoding these proteins:
- the LOC129773743 gene encoding uncharacterized protein K02A2.6-like, which yields MKIQLKRTAGFGFLKTVSNHPKPDDEAVIAMARVEDDVSSWFHDSIQDLPVTHKSLKIATKKDAVLQKIISYAQGSWPSRCESIKDVEVRSFFSRRDSYSVIDDCIMMADRIVVPKSLQKRILKQVQQGHPGIERAKAIARGIVFWPTIDEDITNYVRRCPSCANAVKSPPHAQLQPWPRAEGPWQRLHFDFAGPVDGKYYLVVVDSFSKWSEILQTRYPTISTTTTFLRECFARFGIPTVIVSDNGSQFTSAEFRDFCEGFGIVHFRTAPYHPQSNGQAERFVDTLKRSLKKIVDGGERSTLTALQTFLYVYRSIPSAVLSGQSPAEVMLGRKMRTTLDLLRPSPKPEFHPQHQPVKRSFVAGARVYAKVYSANEKWKWMPGVVLEAIGNVNYNILLDCQVGRRKVLRSHIDQLRTEMEEVAPAPAS from the coding sequence atgaaaattcaactcaagCGCACCGCTGGGTttggttttctgaagactgtcaGCAACCATCCGAAACCCGACGATGAAGCAGTCATCGCTATGGCTCGAGTCGAAGATGACGTTAGTTCCTGGTTCCATGACTCTATTCAAGATCTTCCAGTCACTCACAAGAGCCTGAAGATCGCCACTAAGAAGGATGCCGTGCTCCAGAAGATAATTTCCTACGCACAGGGTTCCTGGCCATCACGGTGCGAAAGTATCAAAGATGTAGAAGTTCGATCTTTCTTCAGCCGTCGAGATTCCTACTCCGTAATTGACGACTGTATCATGATGGCGGATCGAATTGTAGTTCCCAAAAGCCTGCAGAAAAGGATCCTCAAGCAAGTTCAACAAGGACATCCTGGCATCGAACGGGCAAAAGCTATCGCTCGTGGAATCGTTTTCTGGCCGACAATAGATGAAGACATCACCAACTACGTTCGTAGATGCCCAAGCTGTGCGAATGCTGTAAAATCTCCACCACATGCTCAACTACAACCGTGGCCCCGAGCTGAAGGACCCTGGCAACGACTCCACTTCGATTTCGCTGGACCTGTGGATGGAAAATACTATTTAGTTGTGGTGGAttctttctcaaagtggtcggaAATACTGCAAACTCGTTACCCGACTATTTCCACAACGACCACATTTCTTCGAGAATGCTTCGCAAGATTTGGAATTCCTACAGTCATTGTGTCGGACAATGGAAGCCAGTTCACCAGTGCTGAATTCCGTGATTTCTGCGAAGGATTTGGGATCGTCCATTTCCGTACAGCTCCGTATCATCCACAATCAAACGGGCAAGCGGAGAGGTTTGTGGACACCTTGAAAagatcgctgaagaaaattgtcGACGGAGGAGAGAGGTCAACTCTTACTGCACTTCAAACGTTCCTGTACGTCTACAGATCCATTCCATCAGCGGTTCTGAGTGGACAATCTCCAGCCGAGGTAATGCTTGGACGCAAGATGAGGACAACTTTGGACCTGTTACGACCGTCACCCAAACCAGAATTTCACCCACAACATCAACCAGTCAAGCGAAGTTTCGTAGCTGGTGCTCGAGTTTATGCTAAAGTCTACTCTGCAAACGAGAAGTGGAAGTGGATGCCCGGTGTTGTACTCGAAGCTATTGGCAACGTCAACTACAACATATTATTGGACTGCCAAGTTGGTCGACGCAAAGTGCTACGTTCGCACATTGATCAACTCCGAACGGAAATGGAAGAAGTTGCTCCTGCACCAGCATCTTGA